From the genome of Salvelinus namaycush isolate Seneca chromosome 1, SaNama_1.0, whole genome shotgun sequence:
GGAAGGGTTGTTGCGTCAGTAGCTCACTTGAGTGAACACATCATGGTACTGTACTTGTATTGAGCTCAACCAAATGCACCACCAGCACGTCATTTCATAAAACAATCACAAAATTCTAAATTGAATGGAAATAACTGAAAAATTAAAGGTGGAGAAACAGAAAATAAAGATGACGTCCAAAGAAGGAAATATATCCACATACAATTGTGTTAAAAAAGATGGCACATTTATTGCTACATAAATGTTATTTACATGCTGTGTTTTCTGTTACAGAGACAGATAGTTAAATTTCTTGCTGCTAGTTTTTGATGTGCATCAACAATACCTAGAATTTTTGGACACAAGTACATATCTTTTATCAACCAACAATGGAGACTGACGATCAAGATGGAGCGCACACCTTCATGAAATTTGAGCTTGTACAATACCTCAATGTACTAGACTGCCAGCTACAATCCTGTTTTAGGATGCTATTTGTACGTTTCGGATAATAATGGTCAGGTTACGGTAAATAACCATACATTTTACTATCTAATATAGTAAAATAAAGTAAGAAACTTTTTACTCAAAACTTTCGATTTAAAAAATCTAGAAAGAGTaaaatttagaattcaagaaacgTTCTTACAATATTATTGTATAAAAGACTAATAACTACAGTGAAAAATTAGCCAAATGTTTTTTAtcttatttttgttattttttcatATATTATACGAGGAAAATCAGCTGGGAATACAGAAAAGTCTAACATAGGAGCAAAGAGACAAACAGCAGAACATTAGAAAATTACGGGGGAAATGAGAGAGCAGGCAGTGACATACATTATAACCTCAATCAGAGTCTGCCAGCAACATGAATACAAGCTCATGAATACTGAAATGATGAACAAGGCCACATACAGTCAAAGAAAACACGACAATACGTTTCCAAATGTATCACAAAAAGAAAATGATTgtaaaatccccccaaaaatgtataaaCTCCTTGGAGTGGTTCTCAATGGCATCCTTCGTTCTATTACTTTATTTTCACAGAATAGGCTACTTGTCTCTGGATGTGGCAGCCTTGTTTTAAAGGTGGATAATAATGGAAGACAGTATACAAGGAAACAGATGGAATAAAAACCAGGAGTTAAGACcaaaatactttttttaaagaaagtAAAGCATGCACACAGATAAAAACTGTAAGTGGTGACCATTGTTCTTCATCCtgaaacataaaaaaaaacagcTCAAAACTGCGTTTGTTCATCATTGTACTATACCTATCTGAAGGACCAACTGTTTCTGATGTTTAACAGCATGTGAACTCTTAAAGCTCCCCCTTCCCTTTCCTTCACCAGTAACTTCACTGCTTGGATCAAAACAAAGCCATTCTAAATAACTTAGAACTCCTCTCTGCTATTACACGCTTGACATCATATGTTTACTATGAAGCCTAGAGAAATGATTTGTATACAATTACAAATAAACATATAACTTTTGATAACTTTGAATAATGtttattttaacttttttttgTTTAGTTATTTTTAACAGAAAAAAAGTTACGGGACAATTTTATTCAGGCCAGGTGATATTGTGGTCGTCGTTTTGATTCTACTTTTTCACTAAGCAATCTTTGATAAGACAGCGCTAGGCGATTACAAAGAGCATGACCACGGCTGTTCAACTAACCAGAGACCATACTGTAATATAGAAAGCAAACTGCAATATCAGAAATATGTCATTGTTTACATTTAACACTATATGGCAAAGGAATGAAAAGGCAGTGAAGTCCCTTTTCCTTTAGTTAAGACACTAAGAAATATGCAGGGAATGCTAAGGTTTGTAAATGGTTTGCTTTCTGTATTTGAACTGCTCACTACTGAGAATAAATACCTTATAAGTCTTTAGTTGACCTTTCAGGAAAACTAGAGTTTGCCATTCTTCTGTCACCTGTGACACAGAGTTTATAGTATTCAGGCTAGTGTATGTATGGAACACTATTTAGCTGGGCTCATACCCACCACTCATGTCTAGTCCTCTTCCTCTAATTATGTCAGTAACATGAAGACTGAGCTATACCAAACGGACACATGAGCAGGTCGTTTTGGTTGAAACATGCTGTTCATTGCGgcatgaataaaatataaatataaataatatatgttatttttttaaatgggatGCTTAAGTATTTTAGTACTCAATACCGCCAATTGATTTTTAGTTGGGCCCTAAAGATCACTTTAAATTTCCGAATATATTAGTTTGTATCTTTCTCAGGAGCCTGAGTATCTAAATCTTAGCTCAGGCTAGCCCGAGACTGGCTAGGGAGAAGGGCTGGGACATACTAGTGACACTGGCAAACTGTAGATCAACTGAAAAGCCACAGGCTTCTTAAAGCATATTCATAACTTTCCCTTTAGACATAGACTTTACAGCTCAGTAACATAATAAAtagaaaaaataatacaaaacaaataaacataatTGCTGTTACAATGCATTCGTCAATTCAGTTTAGGCACAAGGCAAACTTCCACATGGGAGGGTGGAGGAGATCGCAACAGTCTCTGATTGTTCAGATGCGACACGCTGCTTGCAGACAGTGATATGTGCTGAAGTTTTCTGGTGGGCAGAAATGTGTTGGATGTCATTACAGGGACCTGGACACTGGGCTTTTCTTCAATCTAAGGATTGCGTTAGTCTGGAGTTTAGCTTCAAGTGGTCTGTCGCCTCCAATTTGTGTCACAAACGGTGAGTCCTGTCTGCCATTGGGAAGCAAGGGCACCATCTCTATCTTACAGAATTGATCTGGATCATTTTGATCTGAAGGGGCAAAAAACAGGAATAACTCAGTCACAAAATCTGATGTTTCATAAAGTAAGTAATATAGTATCTCATCACAGCTATTACTgacagagtgagagtgtgtgGATGGTGCTCCATGGAGATGTACCACTGTACTGTACCTGTGTGCTCCTCAGAGTCGGCCCATGGGGTTGGATGTGTCGGTGAGGCCGGGGTGGACCCCATGGTGGACCTGCTGGTCCCCAGAGATCCCATGGCCAGAcaccttctcctcttccctcctcttaaGGCAGGCTGCTTTGGGGTTCAGATTCCGCTCTGCGTGTATAGAAACAGATTAACTTGTGTCATTACTCTTCATAAGCGGTGTTATAACTCTTCATAAGAGGTGTTATAACTCTTTTGTGTTACATGTGAGAGTGTGGGAATGCTGACCTCTGACTTGTTGCTCCAGGCTCAGTATGACTGCCACGGCCTGGTGCAGGATGAGCAGCTTGGTCTGGGGCTTCTCGCTTTTCAGGTGCAGCTGAACCATGCGGCCCAGCTCCTTGAAAGCCTCGTTGATGTCTCGCACCCTCAGGCGTTCGCGAGCGTTGTTGGCCATCCTCCTCTCGCGCTCCCGCTCAGCCTTCTGCTCTGGGTTCAGGTTGTCATCATCCTCATTGATGCtgctgcagagggagagaggcccAGAGGCGCAACAGTAAGACTGAGGCTGATTGTTTTTGGCTATTCACATGATTGGACTCCAGGGAGATTTAGGGACATTCTAAAGGCACTGAATGTTTTAGACAGAAGGTCAGAAAGATGAATGTTTGTGGTTGTTAGGTTTATTTACCTTGTCCGTGTGCCTCCTCTGGGAGTCTTGATGTCTCTCTTGTCGCTTTCGTCTCCGGAGCCGAGGTCGTCGGAGGAGTGGCCATCATGCATGTCGTCTCTGTCCTGGTTCTCTACCTTCAGCTCCAGGGCTGCAGCCACCTGACCAGCCAGACCTGCAGCCAGACCTGCAACACGCAGACATAAAGGTAGAGAGTCAGTTCAAATGGAATCTCCGATCATTTACAGCCAACAGACGTTTCACATGTAGTTATTTTAGGTGTGTAGTGCAGAGATGGGATGGTCATGGCTGAAGTTGGGAGTTTGTCATGTCATACCTCTGAAGGTTTCCACTTGGTGGTTGAGTTCAGCGGTGGACATGCTGGACATGTTGGACATGGAGCCCACGCTGGGCGGCCCTCCGTGACTGTTGATCAAACTGCCAGCCTCATCCCGGTGAGAACCACCCtgtcagaacagagagagagagagagagagagagagagagagagagagagagagagagagagagagagagagagagagagagagagacagagacagagagagagagacagatagagacagtaCACGTTCAGCTGTAGGGAAGGGTTCTGGTCTGAATGAGCCTGGTACACTCAGGAAAGGAACGATTTCTATTCAACCAGAGAGAATGCTTTTATGACTCAGATATCTCACACTTgaaaagcagagagagatagaaagagaactTTGTTGTTCAACTTCACTTTAGACTGACCTTCACAAATGGAATGCTGTTGCTGTCTGTTCAAAAAAGAAACAACAACCTTCCAGAGCCTGGCTCAGAGCTTTGAGGGAGATTTTGTAGTCTACAAGCCGATGATGAGAACCTTGGTGGAAAACTGTCCATTGAAAACACTTGTAAAAATGCATGTTTGGCTTGGATTTCACAACAGGTTTTTCTAAACACTTGTCATGACAAATTTAACACAATGCCTGACCTTACTGGTGAGCTAAATAATCATATTTCCTCATATTAAAAGCAGGATCTACAGGTGGAGCTGCAGTACAGGAGTCCGTTTCTGAGAACTAATGATGGTTCCCAAGTCCCTCAGTTCTGACACTGGGGGGTGCTTTGGTGCTGTACTTCACCATAACAAAATGCATAATTCATATTCATATTCAGGAAAagggaaacacaaacacacatttgtaTTGCTGTATAATCTCTTCATAATAATGAATGCAGTATGTGATGGTAAAcctatccccttctctcttttctttctgaTTGCTTTTCTCTCTTGGGTTAGCCACAGTCATTATGTTCTGAGGGTTCTTCTTCCTCTTCTAGATATATCTATCTCTGATCTATTTGGAAGCAATATAAGGCAAAACCCACTCCAAAGACAGACCATTTCCTTATTTTCCCCTCCATATTGGTTGTGAAACAGGGCCCTCCCACCATGCTGCATCACCATCGCTGTGCTCGCTGGGGTTTACCACATGTTCCCCACTCAGCTATCTGGTTCTCTTCTGGGAActaggggaggaggagaggaaaccagTACGGGGGCAGGGGGGTGTATCTTCCATTTTTCTTATGGAATGTGATCCCAAGTCACTGTTGGCCTCTGTTAACCCACTGCCCCCaaaccctccccctcctcctcactaCGCTAatctctgcagcgctctcaaCAGGTGTCCAAACAAGTCTTtgtctggaggaggaggaggggcgcGGGGGTGCTGGCGAGGGAAGAACGCTGCCATTTTCCTGGCTGGGCCTGATTACCATACAGCTGAGGACCTCTATTTGGGTGGAGACTGTGGCCTCAGGCGTGCGCTTCCTACCATTCAGATTTGTTGAGTTGGTTAAAAAGAGGCAGTGAACGAGTGAAAAGGGCTGTCCTGAGTAAACGGCTGTGGCTGTGCCATGCTGAGGTGGCTGAGCTCTGTCTGAGCAGCAGTCTGAggggaccctctctctctctaccacagagGAGGCTCTGTGTTCATGCAGACACAGCCAGTCCTCTTTTAGTCTCACAGCTCACCAACATCATCACTATAGTCCCTTAACACTCTGTAACGAGCACACCAAACTGAACTGCACCATGGGAGAACCACTAAAAAAGCATTTTTAGTCACAGACCAGTAAATACTATCCTGGGAGTTCCAAGGACCACAACACCAATATCAAAATGGCCATGACTGAAAACACATGGTGCGCTGGGACATTTTCTTCCTTCTACAGAGAGTAACAAACCAGAAATACTAGTCCCTGTATTTAAATTATTCTGGGCAAAAGGGACACAGGCTCCAAGCTTGCATGCTGCGAAGGCTGTGAAAGGTTGTAAACTTGTCTGTAAAATGGCACTGGTTTTAGGTTTGGCAGTACAGATACAGGAGCACCAACTCCAATAAATGAACAGTCAGGGGAGAAGTAGTACAGCAGAAACACAGAACGCATCCAAACCATGTCCACTTGAAAATTGGATATGATTGTTACCATAGGCCAGGGATCAAATGCCTCCCAAATTTCCTGTGGGTTTGTTGGCCCGATTACCATGTGAGTAATGCAAGGACTAGTCTCACAGATGCTACTCCTCAGCAAGAATGTTTACTAATCAGACAGTGGTAGGGGGACAGGTTCCTGTGAGGAGCTGGGACTGAGGCTGAGGTCTGGACAGTAAATGATGAGGTAAGGAAATGCTGAGCATGTTTCAGTCCTCGgcatcctcccctcctccatcaCATCCCCTGAATGCCTCCATCCATTTTCTTAGAAAAGGGAGTTTAATCCAAGAGGATCTTAATCCAACCCTCCACCCACGTACGCCAGGACTGATTCAGAATATTCAGGAAAAATATGGCCTAAATTATTTCCCATCACCTAGGGATTAGTGTAGAACTGTCTCCCTCTGTTGAAACTTCCACTACAGATGTGCTCAAATCCCTCTCCTCTCCGATATGAAATAGTTCAGATGGAGAATGGGCAAACACATTATGCCCTGCAGCGAGACCTGCATCTCCTCGTTCCCCAGGAGCCGCCTCATAGGAGTGCAACTGACAAACACTTTCCAGACCAAAGCAGAACTTCACTCCGTTTTGCCTGGTTTTCTCATTCAACCCTGTATATGAGGTCTTTCTTAAGGAGAGTAAGCCTTCAGGCCAACCATTACACATATGAAAAGTATGTGAGTTTAAATTAAACTGCTCTCTGTGGAAAAAGGCAGCGTTTTTGCAGATGGCTGTGGACTCATTCTGAACAGGTGGCCAAGGCTTGTTTATTAGCCTATTTGGAGAAACGCAACGCAAAAGCACATATGCCTCTCCTCAGTCGAAAAAACAGATTTTCTTTTAAGTATTCAAAGTCAATTCTTAAGTTGcaaaaaacatgaaacataatatcCTTAAAATCTAAAACACTCAAGATATTTTTCTTCTGCAAAGTTAATTCATACCATTGCTGCTGTTCGACTAGCAACCAATCCGGCGGCAGGGAAGTTTGCTCCGAGGGTTGCAATTGGCCCGTTCTGTCCCAGCAGGCTGTGTATGTCGCTGGGCAGACTGGTGGTGGAGCCCACGGCATGGTTCCGCAGGACGAGGATGGCATCATCCAGTCTGTCCAGGCGATCCTCCATCCGAGACTGGGAGGAccgagagagaagaggggaggggagaggggggcgaagaacaggagagaggacagagcagTTTACTATAAGCACATTAGGACAAAAAATGGAGGACATTGTGATTTTATGGCGTGATCTTGGAGTGAAAAAACACCACAGGGATAATAAAAGCATAAAAGAAAGACACTCAAAAACAGATGAAGATAAGCCATTTCAACCTGAGGAGGGGCACAAGGGATGCATGTGTTCATAACAGACAAGCATCCTCATTTGTATCTATAGAAACTGATAAACGGGCTGGCACACCACTCATTTGTATCTATAGAAACTGATAAACGGGCTGGCACACCACTCATTTGTATCTATAGAAACTGATAAACGGGCTGGCACACCACTCATTTGTATCTATAGAAACTGATAAACGGGCTGGCACACCACTCATTTGTATCTATAGAAACTGATAAACGGGCTGGCACACCACTCATTTGTATCTATAGAAACTGATAAACGGGCTGGCACACCACTCATTTGTATCTATAGAAACTGATAAACGGGCTGGCACACCACTCATTTGTATCTATAGAAACTGATAAACGGGCTGGCACACGACTCATTTGGAGCACCATGACTATTCATTTGGTATTAAAGCGTCTTATGCTCCTAAGCTGATTACTGCAAGCTGAAATGTCAAAATAGaaataataaacaaaaataaaaagcATGGCAACAAAACATTTGAAACTCCAATTAAATGGAACGGAGGCCAAGCTggtgaaagaaagaaaaacaacTAAGGATGTGAAAAGGTGTCAAACACTGATGGGTAAAGTCTCCATCTAAAGGACAGGAGTACCTCGCATACATCCTTTAAGAATGACATGGCATCCTGGAGATGCTCATGAAGCTGCTGATGGACTCGAGTTTTCTGCCAAAATCAGATAGAACAGGAAAGCATGTGAGCACAAATAAACATTAGTGGAAGAGCCAGAGATAGTGTAGACTGAGATAGAAGGACAGAGATAGTGTCGACTGAGATAGAAGGACAGAGATAGCGTCGACTGAGATAGAAGGACAGAGATAGTGTCGACTGAGATAGAAGGACTGAGATAGTGTCGACTGAgatagaaggacagagagagtgtcgACTGAGATAGAAGGACTGAGAGAGTGTCGACTGAGATAGAAGGACGGAGAGAGTGTAGACTGAGACAGAAGGGCGGAGAGAGTGTAGACTGAGACAGAAGGACGGAGATAGTGTCGACTGAGATAGAAGGACGGAGAGCGTGTAGACTGAGACAGAAGGGCGGAGAGAGTGTAGACTGAGACAGAAGGACGGAGATAGTGTAGACTGAGATAGAAGAACGGAGATAGTGTAGACTGAGATAGAAGGATAGAGATTGTGTAGACAGATAGAAGAACGGAGATAGTGTAGACAGATAGAAGAACGGAGATAGTGTAGACTGAAATAGAAGGCCATAGATTGTGTAGACTGAGATAGAGGGACGGAGAAAGTGTAGACTGAAATAGAAGGCCATAGATTGTGTAGACTGAGATAGAAGAACGGAGATAGTGTAGACTGAGATAGAAGGACGGAGAGAGTGTAGACTGAGATAGAAGGATAGAGATTGTGTAGACAGATAGAAGAACGGAGATAGTGTAGACAGATAGAAGAACGGAGATAGTGTAGACTGAAATAGAAGGCCATAGATTGTGTAGACTGAGATAGAGGGACGGAGAAAGTGTAGACTGAAAAAGAAGGACAGAGATAGTATAGACCAGTGGCTCCCAAAGTTTTGGGGAACTCTGTCCGGttttcaacttactcttgaaatgTCGAAATTGGGTAATGCATCATCAGTATTTAttttgtcatgtcagtcattgcataccttagagagctttttataacttgtcagaaatgtccagatcaactagctcATGTCAGATAACTTTTTTAGCTAGTTTTTTTTAGCCCATGTtcgagtcactcaaatatcacatgaatacacattagacatggtaaaatgtatagaattgcaagaaaatgtgctttaaaacggcaaaatGTTCTCTGCACCCCATTAGAAAATGTgatgaattgcaggaaataagttTTAAACCTACAAAATGTtatctccaccaacaagagggtgtgaacagtgcttgtgcccatagaaatagacatgCATGCGCACGCGCACGCAGGGGGGGGCGagcaggatgttccccaatgctggagtttgggaacccctggtgTAGACTGAGATAGAAGGACAGAGATAGTGTAGACTGagatagaaagacagagaaagaggagagtcagacagagacataTGGTAACTAATCATTGTGTCAGGCAGCATCAAAACTGTGGTTCTGTGTAGATAATAACTCCTGACCCCTCGTCCTCTCCTCCCACCATGAGGTCCCATCCCTCCCACACATTCGCCGTTCACACTGATCGTAGATTTGCTCGCTTCACAAAAATCCCATTGTAGGTGGCATTCAAATATAGTTGGTAAATACGTATTTATCCCCACAGCGGATGGTGTGAATGTGTGATGTGGGCGTCAGGCGGTGTGGGGTGAAAACTGATCCCAAGCCGTGTTTTTGGTCCGCAGACGGACAGGCTACTAGCGCAGGAATCCTGGAGCAGTGGTGGTTCAGTCAACGCAACAGCTGCCAGGCTCCCCAGCCCCCATAACACCagccccccccaaccccaccctggCCCACGGAGTAGGGGACAGATGGCAGGAGACACGCCCCAAGGGACGGGTATTGTTcagcagcacccccccccccaacgccGACATTTGTCAGCCAAGAATCTTCATGTAATGCTACCCTGCCCTACGCGAGAGAACCCATCTACTGTGTGCGTGTCCATTAAAAAGTGCTCAGGGTGTgggggaagggaagagaggggggggcaggGAGACTTACCAGTGAGTGCAGGGAGTTCTCATAGTTGGGGGAGGACGGGCTCTGTCCGGCTGCACCACGGGACCATTGGTTGgtacctgagagacagagagggagaaccaCAGTTATCCACCTGACATGGCTGATTCAGACATCCCAACATGGCCAATGATAAGAGACCTGCATCCTGCTCCACTCTACAGGGGCTGACTGACACACAGCACATCCACATCCTGTCTGGTCTCTTGTTGTTATGCTGTGAGAGATATTTGCATCACTGGGGTTCAGCTGCATCATTTCCTGGTGACTGGGCTGCATCCTGCAACATGAGCCAGGGCCGTGGGTGGACGGCCCCAACATACACCagcacactgggacacactgggacatgGCCTACATGTACATCCGCTCATTAATGAGCTAATAGCCCAGGGAACAAAGTGAACAGTGATAAGAGGCCCGGCTGGGACAGAGGCTGTCTTCCACTGACACTGACAGAGTGATTATTCCATGTCAAAAGGAGTCCCTTACTCCATCCAATGAGCCAGAAAGTTCCAGAAGGCTCTAGCAAGGCTGCACTTGTGGGTGCTCCTCTTGTCCGCTGATCTAAGCCCGATGTGATTGGCTTCCAGGGGTCACGACACAAATATCCTCTGACCAATCACATGCCAAGCTGAGGTATAGTGTAACAGTCCAACAGCTCCGTGGCTTGCCAAAACACGCAGGCCAAGACAGACTCAGAGACTTGACCTGAATTAACTTTCCATTCTGAGATTCTAGAGACAACCAAGGGACGGCAATAGTCCAAACAAATGGTGGAAACATCTAATTAAGGAATTCCATTCTGTCCCAGACTGGGTGATCTCTAGAGCACATTTGAATTTTACATAAAGCAGAGGGGATCACAATGTGTGGGAATGGTTATAATCAGTACATGAAATGTGCAATGGCACATACAAAACAAATCAACTCAATTTGATTAGTGTGAAACTAAAATAACCTGCTTATCAAATTGAGGTATCCAAtgcaacaaaatatatttttatttgtctcTTTATCTTAGCCAATGTTGTCTGAAATATTCCAACTAACAAACAACAGTGCACCAGGAGGTAATCCATTACACCAAGCCTGTTGTGTGCACATGAGAACAGTTCAAGTCTCCTTAATCGATTGTGACAACGAGGAAACCTCCCAGGTTATTTATACTGGGCTGTGTTAGTGAGCTAACCCCAGC
Proteins encoded in this window:
- the LOC120047305 gene encoding transcription factor 12-like isoform X3, producing the protein MYCAYPVPGMGSNSLMYYYNGKSVYAPSPNTDFNRDSPSYSSPKPPSSMFATTFFDGSHNSSDPWNSSNGINQPSYGGMMGGSSSHMPQSGNYVNMHSHDRLNYPPHSVSPTDIHASLPPMSSFHRSNASTSPFVNPTHTPPVNTTDGVMVAANRGNATGSQQTGDALGKALASIYSPDHTSSSFPSNPSTPVGSLSPLTGTAGAAASAGTVVTTGAPSGRAGTNQWSRGAAGQSPSSPNYENSLHSLSRMEDRLDRLDDAILVLRNHAVGSTTSLPSDIHSLLGQNGPIATLGANFPAAGLVASRTAAMGGSHRDEAGSLINSHGGPPSVGSMSNMSSMSTAELNHQVETFRGLAAGLAGQVAAALELKVENQDRDDMHDGHSSDDLGSGDESDKRDIKTPRGGTRTSSINEDDDNLNPEQKAERERERRMANNARERLRVRDINEAFKELGRMVQLHLKSEKPQTKLLILHQAVAVILSLEQQVRERNLNPKAACLKRREEEKVSGHGISGDQQVHHGVHPGLTDTSNPMGRL